One genomic window of Medicago truncatula cultivar Jemalong A17 chromosome 1, MtrunA17r5.0-ANR, whole genome shotgun sequence includes the following:
- the LOC25481866 gene encoding plasma membrane ATPase 4: protein MGSINLEQMKNEDVNLERVPIEEVFDHLKCSRQGLTSEEGASRLQVFGPNKLEEKSENKFLKFLGFMWNPLSWVMEAAAIMAIALANGDGRPPDWQDFVGIIALLVINSTISFIEENNAGNAAAALMAGLAPKAKVLRDGKWSEQDAAILVPGDIISIKLGDIIPADARLLEGDALSVDQSALTGESLPVTKYATQEVFSGSTVKKGEIEAIVYATGVHTFFGKAAHLVDSTNQVGHFQQVLTAIGNFCICSIAVGILIEIIVMYPIQHRKYRDGIDNLLVLLIGGIPIAMPTVLSVTMAIGSHRLSQQGAITKRMTAIEEMAGMDVLCSDKTGTLTLNKLSVDTNLIEVFSRGMDKDFVILLAARASRVENQDAIDTAIVGMLPDPLEARAGINEVHFLPFNPVDKRTALTYIDSDGNWHRSSKGAPEQILELCNCKENVSKRAHAVIDRFAERGLRSLGVAYQEVPERTKDSPGAPWQFVGLLPLFDPPRHDSAETIRRALELGVNVKMITGDQLAIGKETGRRLGMGTNMYPSSALLGQDRDASTLDVPIDELIEKADGFAGVFPEHKYEIVKRLQERKHICGMTGDGVNDAPALKKADIGIAVADATDAARSASDIVLTEPGLSVIISAVLTSRSIFQRMKNYTIYAVSITIRIVFGFMLIALIWKFDFAPFMVLIIAILNDGTIMTISKDRVKPSPLPDSWKLKEIFATGIVLGSYMALMTVIFFWAMHDSDFFSDKFGVRSLRNNPAEMMAALYLQVSIISQALIFVTRSRNWSFADRPGLLLLGAFVLAQLVATVIAVYADWEFARIKGMGWGWAGVIWLYSLVTYIPLDLLKIAIRYILSGKAWNNILENKTAFTSKKDYGRENREAQWASAQRSRHGLQPPTSNTINEYSSYEELSEIAEQAKKRAEMARLMERNTLKGRVESVVKLKGLDIDTLNTNYSI from the exons ATGGGTAGCATCAACCTTGAGCAGATGAAAAACGAGGATGTCAATTTG GAACGGGTTCCAATAGAAGAAGTGTTTGATCATCTAAAATGTTCAAGACAAGGTCTGACATCAGAGGAAGGAGCCAGCAGGCTTCAAGTCTTTGGACCAAACAAACTGGAAGAGAAAAGTGAGAACaagtttttgaagtttttaGGTTTTATGTGGAACCCTTTGTCATGGGTTATGGAAGCTGCTGCTATTATGGCCATTGCTTTGGCTAATGGTGATGGAAGGCCTCCTGATTGGCAAGACTTTGTCGGAATCATTGCTCTCTTGGTCATCAACTCCACCATCAGTTTCATTGAAGAAAACAATGCCGGCAACGCTGCCGCTGCTCTCATGGCTGGTTTAGCTCCCAAGGCTAAg GTACTAAGAGATGGCAAATGGAGTGAACAAGATGCTGCAATTTTAGTACCAGGAGACATAATCAGCATTAAGTTAGGAGACATCATCCCAGCTGATGCGCGTCTTCTTGAGGGCGATGCTTTAAGCGTTGATCAGTCTGCTTTGACAGGAGAATCACTTCCTGTGACAAAGTATGCCACACAAGAAGTGTTTTCAGGATCAACTGTCAAGAAGGGTGAGATTGAAGCAATTGTGTATGCAACTGGTGTCCACACCTTTTTCGGCAAAGCAGCTCATTTGGTTGATAGTACTAACCAAGTTGGACACTTTCAACAAGTGCTTACAGCAATTGGAAATTTCTGTATTTGTTCAATTGCTGTTGGAATACTCATTGAGATTATTGTGATGTATCCGATACAACACCGCAAGTATAGAGATGGAATCGACAATCTTTTGGTGCTTTTGATAGGTGGAATTCCAATTGCAATGCCAACTGTTTTGTCTGTCACTATGGCTATTGGTTCTCATAGGCTTTCACAGCAAGGTGCAATTACAAAAAGAATGACAGCTATTGAGGAAATGGCTGGAATGGATGTTCTTTGCAGTGATAAAACTGGAACTCTCACTTTGAATAAGCTTAGTGTTGATACAAACTTGATTGAGGTGTTTTCTAGGGGTATGGATAAGGACTTTGTGATACTTCTGGCTGCAAGAGCTTCTAGGGTTGAAAATCAGGATGCTATAGATACTGCCATTGTTGGAATGCTTCCTGATCCACTAGAG GCTAGAGCTGGTATCAATGAGGTGCATTTTCTACCATTCAATCCTGTAGACAAGAGGACTGCTCTTACCTATATTGATTCTGATGGAAATTGGCATCGATCTAGCAAAGGGGCTCCTGAACAG ATATTGGAGCTTTGTAACTGCAAAGAGAATGTGAGTAAAAGGGCTCATGCGGTGATTGATAGGTTTGCTGAACGTGGACTTCGATCGTTAGGTGTTGCTTATCAG GAAGTACCTGAGAGAACAAAAGATAGTCCTGGTGCACCATGGCAATTTGTTGGTTTGTTACCATTGTTTGATCCTCCTAGACATGATAGTGCTGAAACGATTAGAAGAGCTCTTGAACTTGGTGTGAATGTCAAGATGATTACTG GGGATCAGCTGGCCATTGGTAAAGAAACAGGTAGAAGGCTTGGAATGGGAACAAATATGTATCCATCATCTGCCCTGCTTGGTCAAGACAGGGATGCTTCTACTTTAGATGTTCCTATTGACGAGTTGATTGAGAAGGCTGACGGATTTGCCGGAGTATTTCCag AACACAAATATGAAATTGTCAAGAGGCTTCAAGAGAGGAAGCATATTTGTGGAATGACTGGAGATGGTGTAAATGACGCCCCGGCGCTAAAGAAAGCAGATATTGGAATTGCTGTTGCTGATGCTACAGATGCTGCTAGAAGTGCTTCTGATATTGTCCTCACTGAACCTGGTCTCAGTGTCATTATCAGTGCTGTGCTCACCAGCAGGTCCATTTTCCAGAGAATGAAGAATTATACC ATTTATGCTGTGTCAATCACCATCCGTATCGTG TTTGGTTTCATGTTAATTGCTTTGATTTGGAAATTTGATTTTGCACCATTCATGGTTTTGATCATTGCAATACTGAATGATG GTACCATTATGACAATATCAAAGGATAGAGTTAAACCATCTCCACTACCTGATAGCTGGAAACTAAAGGAAATATTTGCTACTGGTATTGTGCTTGGCAGTTACATGGCCCTAATGACAGTCATATTTTTCTGGGCCATGCATGATTCTGACTTTTTCTcg GACAAGTTTGGTGTGAGGTCTTTGAGAAATAATCCTGCTGAGATGATGGCAGCTCTATACCTGCAAGTCAGTATAATAAGCCAAGCGCTAATTTTTGTAACTAGGTCTCGCAATTGGTCTTTCGCCGATAGACCTGGTCTTCTCCTACTAGGCGCTTTTGTCCTCGCTCAGCTG GTTGCAACAGTCATAGCCGTGTATGCAGATTGGGAATTTGCAAGAATTAAGGGAATGGGATGGGGTTGGGCCGGCGTAATCTGGTTGTACAGTCTGGTGACCTACATCCCTCTTGATTTACTGAAAATCGCAATCCGTTATATTCTGAGTGGAAAGGCATGGAACAATATCTTGGAAAACAAG ACTGCCTTCACATCAAAGAAAGACTATGGTAGAGAAAATAGGGAAGCACAATGGGCATCAGCGCAAAGATCACGCCATGGTCTTCAGCCTCCTACCTCCAACACTATCAATGAGTATAGTAGCTATGAGGAGCTTTCAGAGATTGCAGAGCAAGCCAAGAAACGTGCTGAAATGGCAAG GCTTATGGAGCGGAATACTCTTAAGGGTCGTGTTGAGTCGGTAGTGAAGCTGAAGGGCCTCGACATTGACACACTTAATACTAATTATTCAATTTAG